The Gammaproteobacteria bacterium genome has a window encoding:
- a CDS encoding citrate synthase, translated as MTTYVPGLEGIPATRSSVSFIDGEKGILAYRGYPIAVLAKNSSFEETSWLLLEGRLPLKHELTEFSDHLREHRHLEPPILKMIESLPLAGHPMKMLQTAVAGLGMFYDEHGAPSSVVGSNGGESLKILACMPTMVAAWESIRHGRKPIAPHAKYSFAENFLYMFTGQEPDPVLAKIFDTCLILHAEHTINASTFAALVTGSTLASSDSVISAAIGTLSGPLHGGANQNVLEMLHEIGSPEKVKPWLDNKLANKKIIWGFGHREYNVKDPRATILQGLVEKLTQSKGREVGPLFETAMALEVAVEERLAEKGVYANVDFYSGILYAEMGFPVDQFTSIFSVSRTAGWLAHWAEQCANNRIFRPTQVYVGESERQYISLEKRK; from the coding sequence ATGACAACGTATGTGCCCGGTCTGGAAGGTATTCCAGCGACTCGCTCGAGTGTATCTTTTATTGATGGTGAAAAAGGAATTTTAGCATACCGAGGTTATCCTATTGCTGTTTTAGCAAAAAATAGCTCATTTGAAGAGACCTCATGGCTACTTTTGGAAGGGCGCTTACCATTAAAACATGAGCTGACGGAGTTTTCTGACCATCTGCGCGAGCACCGTCACCTTGAACCTCCTATTCTAAAAATGATTGAAAGTCTGCCACTAGCAGGCCATCCGATGAAAATGCTGCAAACAGCGGTTGCCGGGTTGGGTATGTTTTATGATGAGCACGGCGCGCCTTCGAGCGTTGTTGGTTCGAATGGTGGAGAGTCACTTAAAATTTTAGCATGCATGCCAACCATGGTTGCGGCATGGGAGTCCATTCGTCATGGGCGCAAGCCTATTGCGCCGCATGCAAAGTACTCTTTTGCGGAAAATTTTTTGTATATGTTTACAGGGCAGGAGCCTGACCCAGTATTAGCTAAAATATTTGATACATGTTTAATACTTCATGCAGAGCATACAATTAACGCATCTACATTTGCTGCATTGGTGACAGGGTCAACATTGGCCAGTTCTGATAGTGTGATATCAGCGGCTATTGGTACTCTTTCAGGGCCACTGCATGGTGGTGCAAATCAAAATGTCTTGGAAATGTTGCATGAAATAGGTTCCCCTGAAAAAGTAAAACCTTGGTTAGATAATAAGCTGGCAAACAAAAAAATAATTTGGGGCTTTGGGCATCGTGAATATAATGTGAAAGATCCAAGAGCAACGATTCTTCAAGGCTTGGTTGAAAAGCTGACTCAGAGTAAAGGAAGAGAGGTCGGCCCTCTATTTGAAACGGCGATGGCGCTGGAAGTGGCGGTTGAAGAGCGCTTGGCAGAGAAAGGTGTTTATGCGAACGTTGATTTTTACTCTGGCATTCTTTATGCGGAAATGGGTTTCCCTGTTGATCAGTTCACCTCAATATTTTCTGTTTCCCGTACGGCAGGATGGTTAGCCCATTGGGCTGAGCAGTGTGCAAATAATCGAATTTTTCGGCCGACCCAAGTGTATGTTGGGGAGTCTGAGCGCCAATATATTTCACTAGAGAAGCGAAAATAA
- the erpA gene encoding iron-sulfur cluster insertion protein ErpA, with product MSAVETEESLIIFTDSAVAKVAELITEEDNEALKLRVFISGGGCSGFQYGFTFDDEVNDDDTIVEKGGVTLLIDAMSYQYLVGAEIDYTEGLEGARFVINNPNAQTTCGCGSSFSV from the coding sequence ATGAGTGCAGTTGAAACTGAAGAGTCTTTGATTATTTTTACTGATAGTGCCGTAGCTAAAGTGGCGGAGTTGATCACGGAAGAAGATAATGAGGCACTGAAATTGCGTGTATTTATTAGTGGTGGTGGTTGCTCGGGCTTCCAGTACGGGTTTACTTTTGATGATGAAGTTAATGATGATGATACTATTGTTGAAAAAGGTGGGGTAACCTTGTTGATAGATGCGATGAGCTATCAGTACTTGGTTGGAGCTGAAATTGATTACACTGAAGGGCTTGAAGGTGCTCGATTTGTGATTAATAATCCAAATGCACAAACAACCTGTGGTTGCGGCTCCTCTTTTTCTGTCTAA
- a CDS encoding peptidoglycan DD-metalloendopeptidase family protein, producing the protein MTPKPITIRDHSALPLTRSPKHGKQMPRLITLLCACVLGVIIFFSFATDSAKATKKMELSSIESDVTPSLSLPLETTAPHTKTETPKPSRDIKNITIKSGDTVSKVFDAHNISALYLHNIMALGTKTSALKRIQPGDKLILEFDQEKQLKELRYEINKADTLVVRLEDNRFTAKTLHNPLDVQTSFRSNTIKNSLFLAAMDVNLSDNIVMELSEVFGWDIDFALDIREGDSFSVLYEELYRDGKKIRDGAVLAAEFTNRNKTFQAIRYKDNNGHVDYYNPKGYSMRKEFLRTPVDFARISSRFNLKRKHPVLNRIRAHKGVDYAASKGTPIKATSNGKITFKGTKGGYGNTIILQHGQKYSTLYAHMSRFAKGMRNGKRVRQGQVIGYVGSSGLATGPHLHYEFRVGGVHRNPLKVKLPNAAPINSKYKSDFKKHAEQILAMVERYKDTKIALLQ; encoded by the coding sequence GTGACGCCCAAACCAATTACTATTCGTGACCACAGCGCATTACCGCTTACACGCTCACCTAAACACGGCAAACAAATGCCTCGCCTCATCACCCTGCTGTGTGCTTGCGTACTAGGCGTAATTATTTTTTTTAGTTTTGCAACGGACAGTGCTAAAGCAACAAAAAAAATGGAGCTTTCCTCCATAGAAAGTGATGTCACCCCCTCACTTTCACTACCCTTAGAGACCACAGCACCTCACACAAAAACTGAAACACCAAAACCCAGCAGAGACATAAAAAATATCACAATAAAAAGTGGTGATACTGTTTCCAAGGTTTTTGATGCTCACAATATCAGCGCACTTTATCTTCATAACATCATGGCACTTGGCACAAAAACATCCGCACTGAAACGTATCCAACCTGGAGACAAACTCATACTGGAGTTTGACCAAGAGAAACAGCTTAAAGAGTTACGTTATGAAATCAACAAAGCGGATACTCTGGTTGTTCGACTAGAAGACAATAGATTTACAGCCAAAACGCTTCACAACCCCCTAGACGTTCAAACCAGTTTTCGCAGCAATACCATTAAGAACTCGCTATTTCTTGCTGCGATGGACGTAAATCTTTCAGACAACATTGTTATGGAGCTTTCCGAAGTTTTTGGTTGGGATATTGATTTTGCACTGGATATTCGAGAAGGTGATAGTTTCTCTGTCTTATATGAAGAACTTTATCGTGATGGAAAAAAGATACGAGATGGGGCAGTATTGGCTGCAGAATTTACTAATCGCAACAAAACATTTCAGGCTATTCGTTACAAAGACAATAACGGCCATGTCGACTACTACAATCCAAAAGGGTACAGCATGCGTAAAGAATTTTTGCGCACCCCTGTCGATTTCGCCCGCATAAGCTCTCGCTTTAACCTTAAAAGAAAACATCCAGTACTTAACCGTATACGCGCTCATAAAGGTGTTGATTATGCCGCTTCAAAAGGCACACCTATCAAAGCCACAAGCAATGGAAAAATTACATTCAAAGGTACAAAGGGGGGGTATGGAAATACAATTATTCTACAACACGGTCAAAAATACAGCACACTCTATGCACACATGTCTCGCTTTGCAAAAGGAATGCGCAATGGCAAACGCGTCAGACAGGGGCAAGTAATTGGCTACGTTGGAAGCTCAGGCCTAGCAACTGGGCCACACTTGCATTATGAATTCCGTGTTGGTGGTGTTCACCGCAACCCATTAAAGGTTAAACTGCCTAATGCAGCTCCAATTAATTCAAAATACAAATCTGATTTCAAAAAACACGCCGAACAAATACTTGCTATGGTTGAACGCTACAAAGACACTAAAATCGCACTTCTGCAATAG
- the hisF gene encoding imidazole glycerol phosphate synthase subunit HisF, whose amino-acid sequence MGLAKRIIPCLDVDDGRVVKGVQFVGIRDAGDPVEIAERYDKQGADELVFLDITASHENRDTMLHIVEEVAGKVFIPLTVGGGIRTLEDIRNALNAGADKVGINSAAVYRPEFVKEAAEKFGSQCIVVAIDAKKVSQEGEALRWEIFTHGGRKPTGLDAIEWAVKMADYGAGEILLTCMDRDGTRDGFDIALTRAVSEAVPVPVIASGGVGTLAHLAEGVTEAKADAVLAASIFHYGEYTVEEAKQHMAAKGIEVRL is encoded by the coding sequence ATGGGGCTGGCTAAACGTATTATTCCTTGTTTGGATGTCGATGATGGACGCGTTGTTAAAGGCGTACAATTTGTTGGAATCCGTGATGCAGGTGATCCCGTTGAGATTGCCGAGCGCTATGATAAACAAGGGGCGGATGAATTGGTGTTTCTTGATATTACCGCCAGTCATGAAAATCGTGACACCATGCTGCATATCGTGGAAGAGGTGGCAGGTAAAGTCTTTATTCCTCTGACAGTCGGTGGTGGAATTCGTACTCTGGAAGATATTCGTAACGCACTGAATGCTGGTGCAGATAAAGTAGGGATTAATTCAGCGGCGGTCTATCGGCCTGAGTTCGTCAAAGAAGCGGCAGAGAAGTTTGGTTCACAATGTATTGTTGTTGCCATTGATGCTAAAAAGGTCAGTCAAGAAGGCGAGGCCTTGCGTTGGGAAATTTTCACTCATGGAGGTCGTAAACCGACAGGGCTGGATGCCATTGAATGGGCCGTCAAAATGGCGGACTATGGTGCGGGAGAAATCTTGCTGACCTGTATGGATCGTGATGGCACGCGTGATGGTTTTGATATTGCTCTGACGCGAGCTGTGTCTGAAGCAGTTCCTGTGCCGGTGATTGCTTCTGGGGGCGTAGGTACGTTGGCGCATTTAGCTGAAGGTGTGACTGAAGCTAAAGCCGATGCTGTGTTGGCAGCCAGTATTTTTCATTATGGCGAATATACAGTTGAAGAAGCTAAACAGCATATGGCAGCGAAGGGTATTGAGGTTCGTTTGTGA
- a CDS encoding anhydro-N-acetylmuramic acid kinase — protein sequence MPKSNLFIGLMSGTSMDGIDAVLVDFSNATPTLISHTNTEFSPQLRERLLALCSHGEVGEMAELDVELGLLFSIAAKKVIDLAKISTKDIRAIGSHGQTVRHHPENKTPYTLQIADPNIIAEKTGLLTVADFRRHDIAAGGQGAPLVPAFHNAVFRSYKENRAIINIGGMANVTILPSKADQNVTGFDTGPGNVLMDSWIYQRKGKLIDKDGQWAASGQIHKKLLSAMISDPYFKCLPPKSTGREYFNIQWLEHHLGAQPDTIPEENIQATLCELTTISIAEALTSFAPDRVLLCGGGIHNKTLYSRLRHHIKCTVQSSETLNISPDWMEAIAFAWLARQRLDEKPGNIPAVTGARHPAVLGGVYSPS from the coding sequence ATGCCCAAATCCAATCTATTCATTGGCTTAATGTCAGGCACCAGCATGGATGGTATTGATGCTGTATTAGTCGACTTTTCAAACGCCACCCCAACATTAATTTCACACACAAATACAGAGTTTTCTCCCCAATTAAGAGAACGACTACTTGCGTTATGTTCTCATGGCGAAGTGGGGGAGATGGCTGAATTAGATGTCGAACTTGGTTTGTTATTTTCTATTGCTGCAAAAAAGGTGATTGACCTAGCAAAAATAAGCACTAAAGATATTCGTGCTATTGGCTCTCACGGGCAAACAGTGCGCCATCACCCTGAAAATAAAACACCATACACGCTGCAAATAGCAGACCCCAACATCATTGCAGAAAAAACAGGTCTCTTAACCGTTGCGGACTTTCGACGACATGACATTGCTGCCGGTGGTCAAGGAGCCCCTCTTGTTCCTGCATTCCATAATGCAGTTTTTCGTAGCTATAAAGAAAATAGAGCCATTATCAATATTGGTGGCATGGCAAATGTGACCATTCTTCCTTCCAAAGCAGATCAAAATGTAACGGGTTTTGATACAGGCCCTGGCAATGTTCTTATGGACAGCTGGATTTATCAGCGGAAGGGAAAGTTGATCGACAAAGATGGCCAATGGGCTGCTAGCGGCCAAATCCACAAAAAACTTTTGAGCGCAATGATCTCAGACCCATATTTTAAGTGCCTTCCACCCAAAAGTACGGGGCGAGAATATTTCAATATTCAGTGGTTAGAACATCACCTGGGCGCACAACCTGACACTATTCCCGAAGAAAATATCCAGGCAACACTTTGCGAACTAACCACAATCAGTATCGCAGAAGCACTCACATCTTTCGCGCCAGATAGAGTATTGCTGTGTGGAGGTGGCATTCACAATAAAACATTATATTCCCGGTTACGTCACCACATTAAATGCACCGTTCAGTCCAGTGAAACTCTAAACATTAGCCCTGACTGGATGGAAGCCATTGCATTTGCCTGGCTAGCCAGGCAAAGACTTGATGAAAAACCAGGAAACATCCCAGCCGTTACAGGCGCTCGGCATCCTGCGGTTTTGGGGGGGGTCTACTCTCCTTCATAA
- the hisA gene encoding 1-(5-phosphoribosyl)-5-[(5-phosphoribosylamino)methylideneamino]imidazole-4-carboxamide isomerase, whose product MLLIPAIDLKDGKCVRLRQGIMEDDTVFSDDPLAMADQWVEAGARRLHLVDLDGAFAGKPVNGDVIKRIARKYPDVPIQIGGGIRDVETIQAYIDVGVQYVIIGTKAVNEPEFIAEVCKKFPGHIIVGLDAKNGKVATDGWAKVSEHGLIDMAKRFEKDGVEAIIYTDINRDGMMEGVNVESTVELAQAINIPIVASGGIVNLDDIRALCGVADQGIMGAITGRAIYEGTLDFAEGQKLSDQLLKG is encoded by the coding sequence ATGTTGTTAATACCCGCCATAGATTTAAAAGATGGAAAGTGTGTTCGTTTGCGCCAGGGCATTATGGAAGATGATACGGTTTTCTCTGATGATCCTTTGGCGATGGCGGATCAGTGGGTTGAAGCGGGTGCGCGTCGTCTGCATCTGGTTGATCTGGATGGAGCCTTTGCAGGTAAACCCGTCAATGGCGATGTGATTAAGCGAATTGCACGTAAATATCCTGATGTTCCGATTCAAATCGGTGGAGGAATCCGTGATGTGGAAACCATTCAGGCTTATATTGATGTTGGTGTTCAGTACGTCATTATCGGAACAAAAGCGGTGAATGAACCTGAATTTATTGCTGAAGTTTGTAAAAAATTTCCAGGGCACATTATTGTCGGATTAGATGCTAAAAATGGCAAAGTGGCCACGGATGGTTGGGCTAAAGTTTCTGAACACGGTTTGATTGATATGGCTAAACGCTTTGAAAAGGATGGCGTGGAAGCAATTATTTACACGGATATTAACCGTGACGGCATGATGGAAGGGGTGAATGTAGAATCCACGGTTGAACTGGCTCAGGCAATTAATATTCCTATCGTGGCTTCAGGTGGTATTGTCAATCTGGATGATATTCGTGCGCTATGCGGTGTGGCGGATCAAGGCATTATGGGTGCGATCACCGGACGAGCCATTTATGAAGGTACTCTGGATTTTGCTGAAGGGCAAAAATTGTCAGATCAGTTGCTGAAAGGTTAA
- the hisI gene encoding phosphoribosyl-AMP cyclohydrolase produces MSEFGSEQWLDDIKWTDDGLVPAIAQDEKTGQVLMFAWMNRDSLALTVKENYAVYWSRSRKKLWRKGESSGHQQKVKSIRIDCDRDVILITVEQVGGIACHTGRMSCFYQQLENNQWVAVEPPIKDPKEIYG; encoded by the coding sequence ATGTCTGAGTTCGGCAGTGAACAGTGGCTTGATGATATAAAGTGGACAGATGATGGCTTGGTTCCGGCTATTGCTCAGGATGAAAAAACTGGTCAAGTTCTAATGTTTGCCTGGATGAACCGAGACTCTTTGGCGCTGACGGTGAAAGAAAACTATGCAGTATACTGGTCTCGTTCACGAAAAAAACTATGGCGAAAAGGCGAGAGTTCAGGGCATCAACAAAAGGTTAAGTCTATTCGAATTGACTGTGACCGAGATGTTATTTTGATAACGGTTGAACAAGTCGGTGGCATTGCTTGTCACACTGGACGCATGAGCTGCTTTTATCAGCAGTTAGAGAACAACCAATGGGTGGCTGTTGAACCACCAATTAAAGACCCAAAAGAGATTTATGGATAG
- the argC gene encoding N-acetyl-gamma-glutamyl-phosphate reductase, which produces MIKVGVVGGTGYTGVELLRLLAGHSQVELRVITSRSEAGLPVATMFPNLRGHVDLAFSVPDLPALKECDLVFFATPNGTAMTMVPELLAADVRVVDLAADFRIRDVDVWQHWYGMKHACPDLINKAVYGLPEVNREEIKEASLIANPGCYPTATQLGFLPLVEQGLVDCSSLIADVKSGVSGAGRGASVAGLLCETSESMKAYAIAGHRHQPEIVQGLSLATDQSVSLTFVPHLTPMLRGIQTTLYGTLNDTSVDLQTLFENRYAGEPFVDVMPAGSLPETRSVKGANTCRIAVHRPLDGSRVVILAVIDNLVKGAAGQAVQNMNIMFDLDERAGLNGIALLP; this is translated from the coding sequence ATGATAAAAGTCGGTGTTGTAGGTGGAACGGGTTATACCGGTGTTGAGTTGTTGCGGCTGTTGGCGGGGCACTCACAGGTTGAATTACGAGTGATCACTTCTCGTTCAGAAGCAGGTTTACCTGTGGCAACGATGTTTCCTAATCTACGTGGTCATGTTGATCTGGCATTTAGTGTGCCGGACTTACCGGCTTTAAAAGAGTGTGATTTGGTATTTTTTGCAACACCGAATGGCACGGCGATGACGATGGTGCCTGAATTGCTGGCAGCCGATGTCCGAGTGGTCGACCTGGCAGCAGACTTCCGAATTCGTGATGTTGATGTTTGGCAGCACTGGTATGGAATGAAGCACGCATGTCCAGACCTGATCAATAAAGCCGTTTATGGCTTGCCTGAAGTGAATCGCGAAGAGATTAAAGAGGCATCCTTGATTGCCAACCCGGGTTGTTACCCAACGGCAACACAGCTTGGTTTTTTGCCACTCGTGGAGCAGGGTTTGGTTGATTGCAGTTCACTGATTGCGGATGTGAAGTCAGGAGTGAGTGGTGCAGGTCGTGGCGCGAGTGTAGCAGGGCTGCTATGTGAAACCAGTGAGAGCATGAAAGCGTATGCTATTGCAGGGCACCGTCATCAGCCTGAAATTGTTCAAGGTTTGAGTTTGGCGACTGATCAATCGGTGAGTCTGACTTTTGTGCCTCATCTGACTCCTATGCTACGTGGTATTCAAACGACTTTATATGGAACATTGAATGATACGAGTGTTGACTTGCAAACACTCTTTGAAAACCGTTATGCGGGCGAACCTTTTGTTGATGTGATGCCCGCAGGTTCATTGCCTGAAACACGCAGTGTAAAAGGAGCAAATACATGTCGGATTGCGGTGCATCGTCCTTTAGATGGAAGCAGGGTAGTGATCTTAGCTGTTATTGATAACCTAGTTAAGGGGGCGGCTGGTCAGGCTGTGCAAAATATGAATATTATGTTCGATCTAGATGAGCGAGCAGGTTTGAATGGCATTGCATTATTGCCATAA